In Gammaproteobacteria bacterium, one DNA window encodes the following:
- a CDS encoding AAA family ATPase — protein sequence MPTRPIDSSHLRVTINPDSLGFANTSELLRQPLSWIGQERAEVAVRFGLGMQQPDYHLFVLGEVGSGRSSLLHQAMTVAAADRAAPPDLCYLYNFITPEKPLALHLPAGRGRLLRLALQDLAKSLPGEITQCLSGQDFKIKSDRIEKKFKTETSQAYKKLDKFAESLHFTIHREDEQIVFTLLDDKGEILTAENLLKLPKARRVEIEQAEQALREAIAVYFEEFKRAEKEKNAALTALQRRTVQPLLNSALQKILALQQKPIQTERLKTFFEQVETDILDNLASFESDTFDEEKRQAELNRLFSRYQINLAVDNADLQGAPVIIEDNPSTYALFGSIDYQFENGKLKTDFMRIRAGSLLKAHGGFLMLHLDDLLTDSGLWVKLRRFLRSKRLQIEEPGSAWASNTPVSLEPEAVEVDVKIILIGSREGYYELQEIDPEFMRRFRVKVDFAASFAASAATYRASAVFVAHACDTAKLPHFSAAAVARLLEESHREVEDQKRQSAIFARTEMLLLESAATCHARHGRIVEVTDVLAALQARNWRHNYPDLRLQEAVIEGEIAIALHGAAVGQINALTQIDLGDYRFGTPVRVTARTFAGESGVLNIAREVDMSGPIHDKGMLILQNYLTGLFAHMAPLALSASIVFEQEYTGIEGDSASCAEFYALLSALAELPLNQSIAVTGAVNQYGEVLPVGGINDKIEGYFKLCEKMGLTGEQGVLIPYQNRQHLMLDHEVIAAVEKGLFAIYTMEHVTEGLELLTGLPSGIVEPERMTGYSSDTALGHAQKTLLMFRRACQLTQHPKTEHRRLPSRAEK from the coding sequence ATGCCGACCAGACCAATAGATTCATCACATTTGCGCGTTACCATCAACCCGGATTCGTTGGGATTTGCCAATACCTCGGAGCTGCTGCGGCAGCCGTTATCGTGGATCGGGCAGGAGCGGGCGGAAGTCGCGGTGCGTTTCGGTCTTGGCATGCAGCAACCGGATTATCATTTGTTTGTGCTGGGAGAAGTGGGTTCCGGACGTTCTTCGTTACTCCATCAAGCGATGACGGTTGCGGCGGCCGACCGGGCAGCGCCGCCGGATTTGTGTTATCTCTACAATTTCATTACCCCCGAGAAGCCGCTAGCGTTACATTTGCCCGCCGGGCGGGGGCGTTTGTTGCGACTGGCCCTGCAAGATCTGGCAAAATCGCTGCCGGGCGAGATCACGCAGTGTCTGAGCGGACAGGATTTCAAGATCAAGAGCGATCGTATCGAGAAAAAATTTAAAACCGAGACGAGTCAAGCGTACAAAAAGCTGGATAAGTTTGCGGAATCGCTGCACTTCACGATTCACCGCGAAGACGAACAAATTGTGTTCACTTTGCTGGATGACAAAGGTGAAATTTTGACCGCGGAAAATTTATTGAAACTGCCGAAGGCGCGCCGGGTGGAAATAGAACAGGCGGAGCAGGCGCTGCGGGAGGCCATCGCGGTTTATTTCGAGGAATTTAAACGCGCGGAAAAAGAAAAAAATGCGGCGCTTACCGCACTGCAACGCCGTACCGTACAGCCGTTGTTGAATTCCGCGTTGCAGAAAATATTGGCGCTGCAGCAGAAGCCGATACAGACGGAGCGGTTAAAAACTTTTTTCGAACAAGTGGAAACGGATATTCTCGATAACCTCGCTTCGTTTGAATCGGATACTTTCGATGAAGAGAAACGGCAGGCGGAGTTGAACCGGTTGTTCTCCCGTTATCAGATCAATCTCGCGGTGGATAACGCCGATTTGCAAGGCGCGCCGGTTATCATCGAAGACAATCCGTCGACCTATGCGTTGTTTGGCAGCATCGATTACCAGTTTGAAAATGGCAAATTGAAGACCGATTTCATGCGCATTCGCGCCGGCAGCTTGTTGAAAGCGCATGGCGGTTTTCTGATGCTGCACCTGGATGATTTACTGACCGACAGCGGATTATGGGTCAAGTTGCGGCGTTTTTTGCGCAGCAAGCGGCTGCAAATCGAAGAACCCGGTTCAGCCTGGGCTTCTAATACGCCGGTTTCTCTTGAACCCGAAGCGGTTGAAGTCGATGTCAAAATCATTCTGATCGGTTCGCGCGAGGGATATTACGAGTTGCAGGAAATCGATCCTGAATTCATGCGCCGTTTCCGCGTGAAAGTGGATTTTGCCGCGAGTTTTGCTGCAAGCGCGGCAACGTATCGGGCTTCGGCCGTGTTTGTGGCGCATGCCTGCGACACGGCTAAATTGCCGCATTTTTCCGCGGCGGCAGTGGCCCGTTTGCTGGAGGAATCGCATCGCGAGGTGGAAGATCAAAAACGCCAGAGCGCAATCTTTGCCCGCACCGAGATGCTGCTGCTGGAGAGCGCCGCAACTTGTCATGCACGCCACGGACGCATCGTGGAAGTAACTGACGTCTTGGCCGCATTGCAAGCGCGCAACTGGCGTCATAATTATCCGGATCTGCGCTTGCAGGAAGCTGTTATCGAAGGCGAAATAGCCATTGCATTGCACGGCGCGGCAGTAGGGCAGATCAATGCGCTGACGCAGATCGATTTGGGCGATTACCGCTTCGGCACACCGGTGCGGGTCACGGCACGCACGTTTGCCGGTGAGAGTGGTGTACTCAATATCGCCCGTGAGGTGGATATGTCCGGACCGATTCATGATAAGGGCATGCTGATCTTGCAAAATTACCTGACCGGCCTATTTGCGCATATGGCGCCGCTGGCGTTAAGCGCTTCGATTGTGTTTGAGCAGGAGTACACGGGTATCGAAGGGGACTCGGCTTCCTGCGCGGAATTTTACGCTTTGCTGTCGGCGCTGGCGGAGTTGCCGCTGAATCAGAGCATCGCCGTGACCGGTGCGGTGAATCAATATGGTGAGGTGCTGCCGGTCGGTGGTATTAATGACAAAATCGAAGGATACTTCAAGTTATGCGAAAAAATGGGCTTAACCGGTGAGCAAGGTGTGCTGATTCCCTATCAAAACCGCCAGCACTTGATGCTGGATCACGAAGTTATTGCGGCGGTTGAGAAAGGGTTGTTTGCCATTTATACGATGGAGCATGTGACGGAAGGATTGGAGTTACTGACCGGTTTGCCATCCGGTATCGTAGAACCGGAGCGGATGACCGGCTATTCTTCCGATACCGCTCTGGGGCATGCGCAGAAAACATTGCTGATGTTCCGCCGTGCCTGTCAGTTGACGCAACACCCTAAAACCGAGCACCGGCGCTTGCCGTCCCGTGCGGAAAAATAA
- a CDS encoding cation transporter produces MSLLSESSHRQRYREVRKVTVIGSVVDFVLGVAKIITGWFANSQALIADGIHSLSDLLTGFIVLYAAKHSHKSADEIHPYGYGRIETLATVSLGIVLISVAVGIAYEAVKRLNDPAVALDFTTMALLIALLSVISKEWVYRYTISAAQRLHSDLLTASAWHSRSDAFSSIVVLIGISGVMFGYPYWDAVAAVVVAAMIAKIGSGLVRSSTLELIDVALDPDKVSAIRQHIHAVTGVRSVHTLRTRKSAGSAFVDVHIQVDPRLSVSEGHQIGDSVRRRLLQQVDEVTDVTVHIDPENDESGSPCHDLPLREQIIAELKQCWPQLPVSAVEAVTLHYLSGAIDVELDLPVEILQSIDEAKHLVQQLKQAVSALSYINTVHVRFKV; encoded by the coding sequence GTGAGTTTGCTTTCGGAATCCTCTCACCGGCAGCGCTACCGGGAAGTGCGCAAAGTCACCGTGATCGGATCGGTGGTGGATTTCGTATTGGGTGTCGCTAAAATCATCACGGGATGGTTCGCCAATTCACAAGCATTGATCGCCGACGGCATCCATTCGCTGTCCGATTTGCTGACCGGTTTTATCGTGTTGTACGCCGCCAAGCATTCACACAAAAGCGCCGATGAAATTCATCCTTACGGTTACGGGCGGATTGAAACGCTGGCCACGGTCAGTCTCGGTATCGTGCTGATCAGTGTTGCGGTCGGGATTGCCTACGAGGCGGTCAAGCGGCTGAACGATCCGGCGGTGGCGCTCGACTTTACCACGATGGCGTTGTTGATCGCGTTGCTGTCGGTGATTTCCAAAGAATGGGTTTACCGCTATACGATATCCGCCGCGCAGCGGTTGCATTCGGATTTGCTGACGGCCAGCGCCTGGCATAGCCGCTCCGATGCTTTTTCATCGATTGTGGTGTTGATCGGTATCAGCGGCGTGATGTTCGGTTATCCGTATTGGGATGCGGTGGCGGCGGTGGTAGTGGCGGCCATGATCGCCAAAATCGGTTCCGGCTTGGTGCGTTCCAGCACGCTCGAGTTGATCGATGTCGCCTTGGATCCCGACAAAGTCAGCGCGATCCGCCAGCATATACACGCGGTCACGGGCGTGCGTTCGGTGCATACGCTCAGGACACGGAAAAGCGCCGGTAGTGCTTTTGTCGATGTGCATATCCAAGTTGATCCCCGTCTCAGTGTATCGGAAGGTCATCAGATCGGTGATAGCGTGCGGCGGCGGTTGCTGCAGCAAGTGGATGAAGTCACCGACGTGACGGTGCATATCGATCCGGAAAATGACGAAAGCGGTTCGCCATGTCATGATTTGCCTTTGCGCGAGCAGATCATCGCCGAGCTTAAACAATGCTGGCCGCAATTGCCGGTGAGCGCAGTCGAAGCGGTGACATTGCACTATTTGTCCGGTGCGATTGACGTGGAACTGGATTTGCCGGTCGAAATTCTGCAAAGCATCGATGAAGCAAAGCATCTGGTGCAGCAACTCAAGCAAGCGGTTTCCGCATTGTCTTATATCAATACTGTGCATGTTCGATTTAAGGTCTAG
- a CDS encoding GGDEF domain-containing protein, whose protein sequence is MKDINLNPSVIARETLKQLAILKISPTPDNYHKLYDQIAGNPENQISAITAKLLAELAKEFPRHTPLLLNCANSLEQAVSEKSWSKYKAALIKFITSEIEAAEIPLIPVQIKTKTAIPWGETIGKLFRELEDNQAASVMETKRESFRQVLNGFANDSEQLHDQLSALIDSWKAAAAKVQEQAADAVKTSLPVARQESMHDGYTAQLLDLVAQMLENVIANQINNGIQAQEARSLAQQVREINDKPKMERFIVHFQHFCARLKLSHQDDSKLQQGLLKLLNLLMDSTCELLSEDQWIKNQFTRLRETLARPLNMQIVTRAEQYLEEIVRHQEVIKNSLSKARVTMRQMVTSLISNLGELSDATGEYQQKLDGYAKRINAIEVDDIDGINQLLAEIMQETKKVQTSVLNYRNDLIAARAEAEVAQSQIMQLETQLQEMGEKVHEDHLTGILNRRGFDNAYQREASYAARNRTPLCFALLDIDNFKQLNDTHGHHVGDNALCHLVAAVKETVRMEDIVSRYGGEEFAILLPNTTLEEATRAISRIRRYMTKKFFLHDNNRLLITFSGGVAQFHPGESQEDLFKRADAALYSAKKNGKNQIVVADRKND, encoded by the coding sequence ATCAAGGATATCAATTTGAATCCTTCCGTGATTGCACGTGAAACATTAAAGCAGCTGGCAATACTCAAAATTTCGCCGACACCGGATAATTACCACAAACTGTACGATCAGATTGCCGGTAATCCAGAAAATCAAATTTCAGCCATCACTGCAAAATTGCTGGCCGAACTGGCAAAAGAATTTCCCCGCCATACACCACTGTTGCTGAATTGCGCCAATAGCCTGGAGCAAGCGGTTAGCGAGAAAAGTTGGTCAAAGTACAAGGCCGCTCTGATTAAATTTATCACCAGCGAAATCGAAGCCGCGGAAATCCCGCTTATACCCGTTCAAATAAAAACCAAGACTGCAATTCCTTGGGGCGAAACGATCGGAAAGCTATTTCGTGAGTTGGAAGACAACCAAGCCGCAAGTGTGATGGAAACAAAACGGGAAAGTTTCCGGCAAGTATTGAACGGGTTCGCCAACGACTCCGAGCAGCTGCATGATCAGCTATCCGCTCTGATCGATTCGTGGAAAGCCGCAGCTGCAAAGGTGCAAGAGCAGGCTGCTGATGCGGTTAAAACGTCATTGCCGGTTGCAAGGCAAGAATCCATGCATGACGGTTATACCGCTCAGCTCCTGGATTTAGTAGCGCAGATGCTGGAAAACGTGATTGCCAATCAAATTAATAATGGAATTCAGGCGCAAGAAGCGCGATCGTTGGCGCAGCAGGTGCGGGAAATCAACGATAAGCCGAAAATGGAGCGATTTATTGTGCATTTTCAGCATTTCTGCGCGCGATTGAAATTATCGCACCAAGACGACTCCAAATTGCAACAAGGTTTATTGAAGTTATTGAACTTGTTGATGGATAGTACCTGTGAACTGTTATCGGAAGATCAGTGGATTAAGAATCAGTTCACCCGGCTGCGAGAAACCCTGGCTCGGCCTTTGAATATGCAAATCGTCACCCGGGCGGAACAATATCTGGAAGAAATCGTGCGGCACCAGGAAGTAATAAAGAATAGTCTAAGTAAAGCCAGAGTCACGATGCGGCAAATGGTCACTTCGCTGATCTCCAATCTGGGAGAATTATCGGATGCGACTGGCGAATATCAGCAGAAACTGGACGGTTACGCAAAAAGAATTAATGCAATTGAGGTCGATGATATCGACGGCATCAATCAGTTGCTTGCCGAAATCATGCAGGAAACCAAAAAAGTACAGACGAGTGTATTGAATTACCGTAATGATTTGATCGCTGCGCGCGCAGAAGCTGAAGTAGCGCAAAGTCAAATCATGCAGCTTGAAACCCAATTGCAGGAAATGGGTGAGAAAGTGCATGAAGATCACCTGACCGGCATACTGAACCGGCGCGGGTTCGATAACGCCTATCAGCGTGAAGCTTCGTACGCAGCGCGCAACCGGACGCCGTTATGTTTTGCGTTGCTGGACATCGATAATTTCAAGCAATTAAACGACACGCATGGTCACCATGTGGGTGATAATGCGTTGTGTCATTTGGTCGCTGCTGTTAAGGAAACGGTGCGGATGGAAGATATCGTGTCGCGTTACGGCGGTGAGGAATTCGCGATTTTGCTGCCCAACACCACGCTGGAGGAAGCCACTCGAGCCATATCCAGAATACGCCGCTACATGACCAAGAAGTTTTTTCTGCATGACAATAACCGGTTATTGATTACGTTCAGTGGGGGCGTAGCGCAATTTCATCCGGGAGAATCACAAGAAGATCTTTTCAAACGCGCCGATGCGGCATTGTACAGCGCCAAGAAAAACGGCAAGAATCAGATTGTTGTCGCGGATAGAAAAAATGATTGA
- a CDS encoding YjfB family protein has protein sequence MDVNGITGVATAMAEFSTNQAAGIAVLKKAMDLNAAGALALIEALPDASQSAANLPPHLGQNINTAA, from the coding sequence ATGGATGTCAATGGAATAACAGGAGTGGCAACCGCGATGGCCGAGTTCAGTACAAATCAGGCTGCCGGAATAGCGGTGCTGAAAAAAGCAATGGATCTGAACGCCGCGGGTGCATTGGCCTTGATCGAGGCGCTGCCCGATGCCAGTCAATCCGCAGCCAATTTGCCGCCACATTTGGGGCAGAATATCAATACCGCAGCCTAG
- a CDS encoding PAS domain S-box protein, whose protein sequence is MNYRPHFNLAAFDSLESQQKRLALLGKTAQIGEWSYVCATNFTVWSDYLYDFYEVDKHFECSDLLQNTHFYQDPEKEKMQALIAQVTTTKTEHSDDFMIVMSDGRIKWHTTTIHPVLDARGNLTGLYGILQNITARKQSELELQRMAYVAEKTNGIVMITDPDKKIIWINHSFEKILGYRTEEVIGLDPAAFLQGPETSLETIREIARSLRSSGTFSGEILNYTKSDEKIWLYLNIAAVYDDAGKLINYVAVENDITLIKMAEHRLQKAIEKERELNRFKTQFVNLASHQFRTPLATIRSSIDLLDLKMESADVSPSFVDLFRRHKAIMTEETVRMTELMENILDIGRIDEGKIELSKKQCSFKQFMDSFVESNREPAGQQRKLAYRFDAPDRIIGIDEILMRNVLRNIVSNAFKYSEGKQAPELTVTFRGDAYFIAVKDYGIGIPEKDQQFLFQSFFRASNAKVFPGSGLGLMIARKLIMLHGGDIECQSAIGDGCLITIQLLI, encoded by the coding sequence ATGAATTACAGACCCCATTTCAATCTCGCCGCTTTTGATTCGCTCGAATCGCAGCAGAAGCGTTTAGCATTACTCGGCAAAACGGCGCAGATCGGGGAATGGTCGTATGTCTGCGCAACGAATTTTACCGTGTGGTCCGATTATCTCTATGATTTTTATGAAGTGGATAAGCATTTTGAATGTTCGGATCTGCTTCAAAACACGCATTTCTACCAAGACCCCGAGAAAGAGAAAATGCAAGCCCTGATTGCGCAGGTCACGACTACGAAAACGGAACACAGCGACGATTTTATGATTGTTATGAGCGACGGCAGGATCAAATGGCATACGACCACGATACACCCGGTGCTGGATGCGCGTGGAAATCTCACCGGTTTGTATGGCATCTTGCAAAATATTACCGCCAGAAAGCAAAGCGAGCTGGAATTGCAACGCATGGCCTATGTAGCGGAGAAGACAAACGGTATTGTCATGATCACCGATCCCGACAAGAAAATCATCTGGATCAATCACAGTTTTGAAAAAATCCTGGGATACCGGACGGAAGAAGTCATCGGACTTGATCCGGCGGCTTTTCTGCAAGGCCCGGAAACCTCGCTTGAAACGATTCGTGAGATTGCCCGTTCGCTGCGCAGCAGCGGCACATTTTCCGGAGAAATCCTGAATTACACCAAAAGCGATGAGAAAATATGGCTTTATCTCAATATTGCCGCGGTATATGACGACGCCGGGAAATTGATCAATTATGTTGCGGTCGAGAATGACATCACATTGATAAAAATGGCGGAACACCGGTTGCAAAAAGCCATTGAAAAAGAACGTGAGCTGAATCGTTTTAAAACCCAATTCGTTAATTTGGCTTCGCATCAGTTCCGCACGCCGCTCGCCACCATTCGATCCAGTATCGATTTGCTCGATCTCAAAATGGAATCGGCCGATGTAAGTCCTTCCTTTGTTGATCTGTTCCGGCGGCATAAAGCGATCATGACGGAAGAAACCGTACGCATGACGGAGTTGATGGAAAATATTCTCGATATCGGCCGAATCGATGAAGGGAAAATCGAATTATCCAAGAAACAATGCTCATTCAAGCAATTCATGGATAGTTTTGTCGAATCCAATCGGGAGCCGGCCGGTCAACAACGTAAACTGGCGTACCGATTTGACGCACCGGATCGCATCATCGGCATCGACGAGATTTTGATGCGAAATGTTTTGCGCAATATCGTGTCCAATGCCTTCAAGTACTCAGAGGGTAAGCAGGCGCCGGAACTGACAGTCACTTTCCGTGGTGATGCTTACTTCATTGCAGTTAAAGATTACGGTATCGGTATTCCGGAAAAGGATCAGCAATTCTTGTTTCAGTCGTTTTTCCGGGCATCCAATGCCAAGGTGTTTCCCGGCAGCGGATTAGGGTTGATGATTGCCAGGAAACTGATCATGCTGCACGGTGGCGATATCGAGTGTCAAAGTGCGATTGGGGATGGTTGTTTGATTACGATTCAATTATTGATATAA
- a CDS encoding response regulator transcription factor, whose protein sequence is MNPPLILIIEDEQALRVNIADIVAHYGFSVISAPSGEEGVNIALERKPDIIICDIMLPGIDGYDVLSHLKQSLQLVNTAFIFLTAKSTRADTRLGMDMGADDYLTKPFSKEELLNSIHARIEKLTKIRQNQVHKDESIEAALEKMTCLTKAERKVFHKISEGLTTPQIAEKLFLSQKTIENHRVNISRKLNLSGPNSLISFALRLRAQNTDDHFLDNLPYISSHS, encoded by the coding sequence ATGAATCCGCCATTGATTCTTATCATCGAAGACGAGCAAGCGTTACGCGTCAATATTGCCGACATCGTCGCGCATTATGGATTCTCCGTCATCAGCGCGCCAAGCGGCGAAGAAGGTGTGAACATAGCGCTCGAACGTAAGCCGGACATCATCATTTGCGACATTATGCTGCCGGGTATCGATGGCTACGATGTTCTCTCGCATTTGAAACAATCTCTCCAGCTGGTGAACACAGCTTTCATTTTTCTCACGGCGAAATCGACCCGCGCCGATACTCGCCTGGGAATGGATATGGGGGCCGATGATTATTTGACCAAACCGTTTTCCAAGGAAGAGTTACTGAATAGCATCCATGCGCGCATTGAAAAATTAACAAAGATACGCCAAAACCAAGTGCATAAAGATGAATCGATCGAAGCCGCACTTGAAAAAATGACATGTCTCACCAAAGCGGAGCGCAAAGTATTTCATAAAATATCGGAAGGATTAACGACCCCGCAAATAGCCGAGAAGCTATTCCTCAGCCAAAAAACGATTGAAAATCATCGCGTCAATATTTCCCGCAAGCTCAATTTAAGCGGTCCCAATAGTCTGATCAGTTTTGCGCTGCGTTTGCGGGCGCAAAATACGGATGATCATTTTCTCGATAACCTGCCTTATATTTCATCGCATTCATAA
- a CDS encoding methane monooxygenase/ammonia monooxygenase subunit C, which produces MATTYGTTSSASSADYDMSLWYDSKYYKLGMLTMLLVAIFWIWYQRTFAYSHGMDSMEPEFDKVWMGLWRVHMTLMPLFALVTWGWILKTRDTKEQLDNLDPKLEVKRYFYWMMWLGVYLFGVYWGGSFFTEQDASWHQVIIRDTSFTPSHVVVFYGSFPMYIVCGVASYLYAMTRLPLYSRGTSFPLVMAIAGPLMILPNVGLNEWGHAFWFMEELFSAPLHWGFVILGWAGLFSGGIAAQIITRYSNLTDVIWNGQSKEILNNRIVP; this is translated from the coding sequence ATGGCAACAACTTATGGCACTACGAGTAGTGCATCAAGTGCTGACTATGATATGTCGCTGTGGTATGACTCGAAATACTACAAACTGGGCATGTTGACCATGCTACTGGTTGCGATATTCTGGATCTGGTACCAAAGAACCTTTGCTTATTCACATGGCATGGACTCGATGGAACCGGAATTTGACAAGGTATGGATGGGACTGTGGCGCGTTCACATGACCCTGATGCCGCTGTTTGCGTTGGTAACCTGGGGCTGGATACTGAAGACCCGTGACACCAAGGAACAACTGGACAATCTCGATCCGAAACTGGAAGTGAAACGCTACTTCTACTGGATGATGTGGCTGGGTGTGTATCTGTTTGGTGTTTACTGGGGCGGCAGCTTCTTCACCGAGCAAGACGCATCTTGGCACCAAGTGATCATTCGTGACACCAGTTTCACGCCAAGCCACGTGGTAGTGTTCTACGGCTCATTCCCGATGTACATCGTATGTGGCGTAGCTTCATACCTGTATGCGATGACCCGTTTGCCACTGTACAGCCGCGGCACATCGTTTCCGCTGGTTATGGCGATTGCCGGCCCGCTGATGATTCTGCCGAACGTTGGTTTGAACGAATGGGGTCACGCATTCTGGTTCATGGAAGAACTGTTTAGCGCGCCACTGCACTGGGGCTTTGTAATTCTGGGCTGGGCCGGTTTATTCTCGGGCGGTATTGCAGCACAAATCATCACCCGTTACTCGAACCTGACCGACGTGATCTGGAATGGTCAAAGTAAAGAAATTCTGAACAACCGGATAGTTCCTTGA
- a CDS encoding CopD family protein, giving the protein MIEIIAAIARWSQLTANLILFGSCVFLAVIWQQKSILETPWMMRLEKMFPWLAGIIIAGLTGILATTTGGATGDAANAWNPVVWMEIVQQTQIGHIWAARMLFAVLLFCVVAKLQSSSRTRSHYVLWAVLAALPLIAGTLMSHSSADEMSFTAIAPYAIHILLAGIWFGALPAFLLILLNLRKEMGFTAMQTAVDYLKKFSAIALPVMVLLMLTGVMVTDRLVDEKYYALVASAYGWLLNIKLTILAVILVIAYQARNRWLPLLERGENNQRAEGSEHLRQWVRIEFVLALLLVLFATILANTLPAKHAMVENWPYPFRFSIDATWDQPDVQDKVWSGIVLFVIALGTIWLGIRLHWSRVVKILVPGVLGISSMALALPPLAVEAFPETYKKPTVPIDAISIVAGAHLYAENCVNCHGPQGKGTKPSPDPDVRDPTDLLTQEHTAKYTVGNVFHQLSSGIPGTEMPGYADKLSEEERWDLINFLHAMSRGFDARLLGSMIVPETPAIASPVFNYTASDGSSGNLKDFRLQKNVLMVLFAWPQAKDRFFQLAASYDRIRDLNTEILAVPIHPLTDEQLQQITEIAPFPIVTEGWQEIKDTYWWYRRVRVVPDLSGKGMFPQHMEFLTDRFGYLRARWVAQFEGFGWQNVGALTLQITQLNQEGEIMPPPGEHAH; this is encoded by the coding sequence ATGATTGAAATCATTGCAGCAATCGCCCGGTGGTCGCAATTGACCGCCAATTTGATTCTATTTGGAAGCTGTGTTTTTCTCGCCGTGATCTGGCAGCAAAAAAGTATTTTGGAAACGCCTTGGATGATGCGGCTGGAGAAGATGTTTCCCTGGCTTGCGGGCATCATCATCGCCGGACTCACCGGCATCCTGGCGACCACCACCGGCGGCGCCACCGGCGATGCCGCCAACGCCTGGAATCCAGTTGTTTGGATGGAGATCGTGCAGCAAACGCAAATCGGCCATATCTGGGCGGCGCGAATGTTATTCGCGGTGTTGTTGTTTTGTGTGGTGGCGAAGCTGCAATCTTCCAGCCGCACGCGCAGTCACTATGTACTATGGGCAGTATTGGCGGCTTTGCCGTTGATCGCGGGCACGTTGATGAGCCACTCCAGCGCCGATGAAATGTCGTTCACCGCCATCGCGCCGTACGCGATTCACATCCTGCTGGCGGGAATCTGGTTTGGCGCGTTACCGGCCTTTTTGCTGATTTTGTTGAATCTGCGCAAGGAAATGGGCTTTACCGCGATGCAAACAGCCGTCGATTACCTGAAAAAATTCTCCGCAATCGCGCTGCCGGTCATGGTTTTGCTCATGCTCACCGGTGTGATGGTGACGGACCGCTTGGTGGATGAAAAATACTATGCCTTGGTCGCCAGTGCTTACGGTTGGCTGTTGAATATCAAACTCACCATTCTGGCGGTCATTCTGGTGATCGCCTACCAAGCGCGCAATCGCTGGTTGCCGCTGCTGGAACGAGGTGAAAACAATCAAAGGGCTGAAGGCAGTGAGCATCTAAGGCAATGGGTGCGCATCGAATTCGTGCTGGCGCTGCTGCTGGTGTTGTTTGCCACTATTCTGGCCAATACGCTGCCGGCCAAACACGCCATGGTCGAGAACTGGCCGTATCCGTTCCGTTTTTCGATCGATGCGACCTGGGATCAGCCAGATGTGCAGGACAAAGTGTGGTCGGGCATTGTGCTGTTTGTAATTGCGCTTGGCACGATTTGGCTTGGCATCCGGTTGCACTGGAGCCGCGTGGTGAAGATTCTGGTGCCCGGCGTGCTGGGAATCAGCTCGATGGCGCTGGCGCTGCCGCCGCTGGCCGTCGAAGCGTTTCCGGAGACGTATAAAAAACCGACGGTACCGATCGATGCGATTTCCATCGTCGCCGGTGCGCATCTGTATGCGGAAAATTGTGTCAACTGCCACGGCCCGCAAGGCAAAGGAACCAAACCTTCTCCCGATCCCGACGTGCGCGATCCGACTGACCTGCTCACCCAGGAACATACGGCGAAATACACAGTGGGTAACGTTTTTCACCAGTTATCATCCGGCATCCCGGGCACCGAAATGCCGGGGTATGCGGACAAGCTGTCGGAAGAGGAACGCTGGGATTTGATCAATTTTCTGCACGCGATGTCCCGCGGTTTCGATGCACGCTTGCTCGGCAGCATGATCGTACCGGAAACCCCCGCGATTGCATCGCCCGTTTTCAACTATACCGCGAGCGACGGTTCCAGCGGTAACCTGAAGGATTTCCGCCTGCAAAAAAACGTGCTGATGGTATTGTTCGCCTGGCCGCAAGCGAAAGACCGCTTCTTCCAGCTCGCCGCGTCGTATGACCGGATCCGCGATCTCAACACCGAAATACTGGCGGTGCCGATTCATCCGCTGACCGATGAACAATTGCAGCAGATCACCGAAATCGCGCCGTTCCCGATCGTCACCGAAGGCTGGCAGGAAATCAAAGACACCTACTGGTGGTATCGGCGCGTCCGGGTCGTGCCAGATCTATCGGGCAAAGGCATGTTCCCGCAACACATGGAATTTCTCACCGACCGCTTCGGCTACCTGCGCGCCCGCTGGGTAGCGCAATTCGAAGGATTCGGCTGGCAAAACGTCGGTGCGTTGACACTGCAAATAACACAACTAAACCAGGAAGGTGAAATCATGCCGCCGCCAGGGGAGCATGCGCATTGA